One genomic window of Glycine soja cultivar W05 chromosome 9, ASM419377v2, whole genome shotgun sequence includes the following:
- the LOC114367512 gene encoding histone-lysine N-methyltransferase ATXR7-like isoform X4 → MSCPSNVKSGYVPVCSTTGHISHMDQSFCGYVQQPAFVSGWMYVNENGQMCGPYIKEQLYEGLTTGFLPSELPVYPVINGTLMSPVPLNYFKQFPDHVSTGFAYLSMGFSGTRVPTMAAYEQDRSFEHAAPLAVNPDSQPVSQSHVNYCIKESNHVNSNSEAFKSLISCQMLGVECCWLYEDEKGMKHGPHSINELISWNRHGYLKDSTVISHSDNKYDTFVLLSAVNALKGDISGTICRSGSPSNEVGDMVNLIGEISEDISSQLHMGIMKAARRVVLDGIIGDIIAEFVTEKKRTRHKLESADCTPGNNMSKFSAEISRGSAISSDPASSHTLDDQTCHESSRLPPAIIKSVGSIENFWWSYAVVRKVLLDYSMQVMWNAVFFDTLAEYLSSWRKKKLWSHRKPQPSANECEDHTEKIESEALVINPDTSESNVDGYNQFGVLATEKNCPQLFSSSSSLKGGNLLEGQKVSCLYDNSRDLTCILESVENELHFSSKVSLADYIQSFIEKEVNKLIPFPEENKFNEVAVGDTRFSEKLADKTSVKEILNDKSVDPAKAGNSFGESASGNHMSDVFSKAFKELCGYVDDVVEEEIDDLPPGLEKSQTVALHYNSKFRPSRSAECNPKITEYVATALCRQKLHDEVLEKWRSLFLDSVPKQVFISSSTIKKHFKSDGHKKRKTVNASKEHLNSATSGLGRVKEGAKSSSEVPPVIGKYTYCRKKLSRKELISSKSVAENDSRPGKQPVAKLRKHFSGDVGEAAEVKIASVIHGKTKMIKGKKDTTSKGKSSVSVNSSSHNDQLSLKNKAGQKVLKFSGEVQNDVKDFVKSNVKKLSASTDNSVVMKKIVKSDGTVKEKVTSHCSRQIQNATMKVSKSKRKHQMDGTASSHPTKVLKISNGGAYLGASKQVTVASRKSAKSKPLNLCPRSDGCARTSIDGWEWHKWSRSASPAYKARVRGLPCVQNKCIDSENNLSQLSNGKGLSARTNRVKLRNLLAAAEGADLLKVPQLKARKKHLRFQRSKIHDWGLLALEPIEAEDFVIEYIGELIRPRISDIRERQYEKMGIGSSYLFRLDDGYVVDATKRGGIARFVNHSCEPNCYTKVISVEGQKKIFIYAKRHIAAGEEITYNYKFPLEEKKIPCNCGSRKCRGSLN, encoded by the exons ATGAGCTGCCCGTCAAATGTTAAGAGTGGCTATGTCCCTGTGTGTTCTACCACAGGGCATATTTCACACATGGACCAGAGTTTCTGTGGCTATGTGCAACAACCTGCTTTTGTGAGTGGATGGATGTATGTTAATGAAAATGGGCAAATGTGTGGTCCCTATATTAAGGAACAGTTATATGAGGGCCTAACTACTGGTTTCTTGCCATCTGAGCTTCCTGTGTATCCAGTGATTAATGGCACACTAATGAGCCCTGTACCACTGAATTACTTCAAGCAGTTCCCTGATCATGTTTCcactgggtttgcatatctgagTATGGGTTTCTCAGGCACAAGGGTGCCAACAATGGCAGCATATGAGCAAGATAGGTCTTTTGAGCATGCTGCTCCTCTGGCTGTTAATCCTGATTCACAGCCAGTTTCACAGTCACACGTCAATTACTGCATTAAGGAATCCAATCACGTAAATTCAAACTCAGAGGCATTCAAAAGTTTAATATCTTGTCAGATG TTAGGTGTAGAATGCTGTTGGCTTTATGAGGATGAGAAGGGTATGAAACATGGGCCTCATTCTATTAACGAATTGATTTCCTGGAACCGTCATGGATATCTGAAAGATTCAACAGTG ATCTCTCATTCTGACAATAAGTACGACACCTTTGTGCTATTGTCTGCTGTAAATGCATTAAAAGGAGATATCTCTGGAACCATTTGTAGATCAGGTTCCCCAAGTAACGAGGTTGGTGATATGGTAAACTTAATTGGTGAAATATCTGAGGACATTTCTTCCCAATTGCACATGGGTATCATGAAAGCTGCTCGCAGAGTTGTGCTAGATGGAATTATTGGTGATATCATTGCAGAATTTGTTACGGAAAAGAAACGTACGAGGCATAAGCTTGAATCAGCTGATTGTACTCCTGGAAACAATATG TCTAAGTTTTCTGCCGAGATTAGTAGAGGTTCTGCTATTTCCAGTGATCCTGCATCTTCCCACACTTTGGACGATCAGACTTGTCATGAAAGTTCCAGACTGCCCCCTGCCATCATTAAATCAGTTGGAAGCATTGAAAATTTTTGGTGGTCATATGCTGTTGTTCGCAAGGTACTTCTTGATTATTCCATGCAAGTCATGTGGAATGCAGTGTTTTTTGACACACTAGCAGAATACTTATCTTCCTGGAGGAAAAAGAAGCTTTGGTCTCATCGTAAGCCTCAACCTTCTGCTAATGAATGTGAAGATCATACTGAAAAGATTGAATCAGAAGCT TTGGTTATCAATCCAGATACTTCTGAAAGCAATGTTGATGGCTATAATCAGTTTGGAGTACTGGCAACAGAAAAAAATTGTCCCCAGTTATTTTCATCTTCCAGTAGCCTCAAAGGTGGAAACTTACTAGAAGGTCAAAAAGTTTCATGCCTTTATGATAACTCTAGAGATTTGACTTGTATTCTTGAAAGTGTGGAGAATGAGCTTCACTTCTCTTCAAAGGTGTCTTTAGCTGATTACATTCAAAGTTTTATTGAAAAGGAAGTGAACAAATTAATTCCTTTcccagaagaaaacaaatttaatgaG GTTGCTGTTGGAGACACTCGTTTTTCAGAGAAACTTGCAGATAAAACGTCTGTGAAGGAAATTCTAAATGACAAGTCTGTGGATCCTGCAAAGGCTGGAAATTCTTTTGGCGAGTCTGCGTCTGGAAACCATATGTCTGACGTATTTTCGAAAGCATTTAAGGAGTTGTGTGGATATGTAGATGATGTGGTTGAAGAGGAGATTGATGACCTACCACCTGGGCTTGAGAAATCTCAAACAGTTGCCCTTCACTACAATTCCAAATTTCGACCTTCAAGGTCGGCTGAATGTAATCCTAAGATAACAGAATATGTTGCTACAGCACTGTGCCGACAGAAACTGCATGATGAAGTTCTGGAAAAGTGGAGGTCGTTGTTTCTTGATTCTGTGCCCAAGCAAGTTTTTATATCATCAAGCACCATAAAGAAACATTTCAAGTCTGATGGTCATAAG aaaagaaaaacggTCAATGCAAGCAAGGAACATTTGAATAGTGCTACTTCTGGACTGGGAAGAGTGAAGGAAGGAGCAAAGAGTTCTTCTGAAGTTCCTCCGGTGATTGGAAAGTATACCTATTGCCGCAAGAAACTGTCAAGGAAGGAGTTAATTTCCTCAAAATCTGTAGCAGAAAATGATTCTAGGCCAGGTAAGCAGCCTGTGGCCAAGTTGAGGAAACATTTTTCTGGAGATGTTGGTGAGGCTGCAGAGGTTAAAATAGCTTCTGTTATACATGGAAAGACAAAGATGATTAAAGGGAAGAAGGATACAACTTCTAAGGGCAAATCTTCTGTCAGTGTCAATAGTAGCTCACACAATGATCAATTATCTTTAAAGAATAAAGCTGGTCAAAAAGTGTTGAAGTTTTCGGGTGAAGTTCAAA ATGATGTTAAAGATTTTGTAAAATCCAATGTAAAGAAGCTTTCAGCATCAACTGATAATAGCGTTGTCATGAAGAAGATTGTCAAAAGTGATGGCACTGTTAAAGAGAAGGTCACAAGTCATTGCTCCAGACAGATACAAAATG CAACAATGAAAGTATCAAAATCAAAAAGGAAACATCAAATGGATGGTACAGCATCTTCACATCCTACAAaggttttgaaaatttcaaatggTGGTGCTTATCTGGGAGCCAGTAAACAAGTTACTGTGGCAAGTAGGAAGTCTGCTAAATCCAAGCCACTGAATTTGTGTCCTAGATCTGATGGATGTGCCAGGACTTCTATTGATGGCTGGGAATGGCATAAATGGTCCCGAAGTGCCAGTCCTGCATATAAAGCACGTGTTAGGGGTCTTCCATGTGTACAGAACAAGTGCATAGattctgaaaataatttatctcaGTTGTCAAATGGCAAGGGTCTTTCTGCAAGAACAAATAGGGTGAAATTGCGTAACCTTCTTGCTGCTGCAGAGGGTGCAGATCTTCTGAAAGTGCCTCAATTGAAG gcaCGGAAGAAGCATTTGCGTTTTCAAAGGAGCAAGATCCATGATTGGGGTCTTCTTGCCTTGGAGCCAATTGAGGCAGAGGATTTTGTGATTGAATATATTGGAGAACTGATTCGTCCTcgg ATATCTGATATACGTGAACGTCAGTATGAGAAGATGGGAATTGGAAGCAGTTACCTTTTTAGACTTGATGATGGTTATGTG GTTGATGCTACCAAGAGAGGTGGGATTGCAAGATTTGTTAACCACTCTTGTGAG CCCAACTGCTATACAAAGGTTATATCTGTTGAGGGTCAAAAGAAGATTTTCATATATGCGAAACGGCATATAGCTGCTGGTGAAGAAATTACATACAATTATAAGTTCCCCTTGGAGGAGAAAAAGATTCCCTGTAACTGTGGCTCCAGAAA GTGTCGTGGATCATTGAATTAG